From the genome of Ziziphus jujuba cultivar Dongzao chromosome 4, ASM3175591v1:
ATATGTATGTGTGAATCCCATTGCCAAGCAGGcatcatctccatttttattGCGATAAGAATCTTAATTTAGCTTTATTAATTTTGCCATGCTAACATTATAACGTTAGAGTTAATTTAATCCCTTAACTGTCAACTTATagctttcaatttttcaatttattacaattaaattttttttgactttttgactaaTAATGCTTAACCGATATCTTAAGTAACTATATCAACagtatcaaatttcaaattaaaaaatattaaaatatatagttttaaaattttatatttctattatcTTGTAGTTTTAGATTTGGTATAGTTTAATATTAATCAAGTATCTTAcaccaatttttatttctttttaagtaaaagataataaaatataaaattttaaaaataattttaatattttacagttAAGTATTTCTAGtttgaaaataatatagttTAATATCAGTCATATAAGATTCAAAttacaacaaatttaaaaattaaaattattaaagttaaaaagttgaagaaattgcaaaattttgaaattgagttgAAGGTATAAAGACGATAGTAAATTTTAAGCTTTTCTTTATTCACTTTTCCTACTTTGTAATAATTAGTTTTTGGGTAGTCGTACCTTGTAATTAGTTGCAAGTACTAAGTAAAGGCAAAGGTATGGTTTCCTCACAGCAATTAAACAAAGAAATtgttgataaaaaaagaaaaaaaaaagggtaaaggaAATTGATAATCGAAAAGTATTTAATAGATCATTCAAAAGGGTTTTCAATAACGATACAGCTAGTTTATAATAGTCTAATAGAGAGTTCCACCAAAAACGGCTTTCCTAGTGCTTGTAAAGCATACTAAACATTCGTTTCTTCAATTAAGAGAACAGTGAtggatttttatatatgtactcTTCAGATTATTCCTTGGATGCTACCTGGCGAAAGCTATATTCATTCtattcaataaatttaaataaatataaatttataatatacataatcATAGCATGCCATAAGATATATGTATAACTATTAATCAAAAGTCCAAAAACTGTTTTCCAAACGAACCCCACTTTTCCACTTTTGGGtatattgaataaattaatcatCTATGCGTATTCAGGGCTTGGCTAGAAGATATTTATGGATACGCATAGCTATTAATAAAAAGTCCAAACTCGTTTTCCATATGAACCTCTTTTCCAACTTTTGGGtatattgaataaattaatcatCTATGGGTATTTAAGGCTTGGCTATGGTTAGCCCAAATCACCAAACATATAAAAGGGTAATAAAAAACCAGACAAAAGAAGTGTCTTGAATATGCATTAGCTGTAGTAAGCACCAAATATTAAGATTTTGTCTCAGTAATTTTAGtgtgtgtatatttatatattgttttttaaatccAATGTTCTAAGTTATAAGAAAACTATTTCAAAGATACccactaaagaaaaaaaaaagaaaaaaaaaaaaaaaaggaataacaGATAGATATTGAGCATTAAGCATATGAAAGTAGCTTGGAGAAATTTCATCATCCTGTCACCAGCATTTTTATAAGAATCTCATGAATTTTCCCAGCACTGAAACAAGTAGCCTTTCATTTATTGTAAAGATAAAGAcagagcaaaaaataaaaatgaaaaaggacaTGGCAATCTGAGTTACTCCAAGCATATTAGTAGCTAGAAGAGATATTCATTTGCTTTTATGAATAAGAGTTTTTTTTCTGCTGTAGTTATACATTCTTGTTCATTCTTCTTGACAGTTTATGGAGATCTGATGGATTAGAACCTACACAATgacaacaagaagaaaaagacaacAGGTTTTCCAAGGAAAATTCTTAGTTTTAAAGACAAATTCCATGCAACACTTATTCTAACACTTTAGACCATATATAGCAAAAATTCTTTCTTAACACTGTTATAAGCAGCTCAGCGTTCAATTACTTCATTTgcaattttcttctttattcttCCTTCCTACTATTGGAAAACCTGAAAAGATAAAttcaaaagtaatgaaaaacaTGTTACAATTTACTGAGTTTCAAATACTTAAATGTAAGCCACATTTATATACATGTAAATACAAATAGAAAAGAATCTAAgaacataaatttattttgccttTCTAAAACTGagaaaattagtaatagaaattattaaagtgaaaaaaaaagccTAGTGGTGTTTAGATTACCATGTCAGCCTATATATGTAGTCTCTCCTTTCCCTAAAGAACATTACTTGAAGAAAAACGGGAATCTACCTTTTAATTTATGGTGACCATAATACCCTGACTTTTCATTAGGAACTAAGTTTCTTATAATTGTGTACTGACCAGGTCTGCCATTGATACTTAACCATCAAGACAAAGGGGAAAAAGATGTACATGAGGAGTAAAATAATACACATTAGCAGGTAGGCAAAATTTTCAATCAGAAATActttatgaattattattattttaaaaaaaaaaaaaaaaaggcaataacTACATACTTGCATCCTGACACAAACAATCAGAGCTTAAGGTCATTCTGGGGATTAAGAATAACTTTTGAAGAAGCTTCTACTAAAACAGGCATTCCCACCATAACTTTTCATATCTGACAAAGCAAACAAAGAAAGCCTATAAGAGTTTTAATACCAAGAATTCATTTGCACTGGACAAAACATCTCCAATCCTTAGTCACCATGATTTCTCCAACAGATGTCTATCATGTTGTTGCAGCCACTATCCCTTTGTATGTTGCTATGATATTAGCCTACATCTCTGTCAAATGGTGGCAGTTCTTCACACCAGATCAATGTTCTGGCATAAATAAGTTTGTTGCCAAATTCTCAATCCCTCTTTTGTCTTTCCAAGTTATCTCTGCCAATAACCCTTACAAAATGAACCTAAAACTCATTCTCTCGGACTTCCTCCAAAAACTGTTTGCTTTTGTAGCATTGACAGCAATCACTAGGATCAGCTCCAGAGGAGGTTTGAATTGGACCATAACTGGTCTATCTCTTTCCACTCTGCCTAACACATTAATCCTTGGAATTCCTCTGTTGAAGGCCATGTATGGGGAAGAAGCTGCAGGGAACCTTGCCCAGATAGTTGTCTTACAAAGCATCATTTGGTACAATATACTACTGTTTCTGTTTGAGTTCAATGCCGTCAAGTCAGCCTCCGTCTCACCGTCATCAGAAACAACAGGTAGCGTTCCGACTTCACATTTCAAGGATATTATTAAAAGCATCTTATACTAGGCACATGGCTTTAACAGCATAAATCCCCTCTTTTTTGGATTCTTATTGGAACTCCCTAAACAAGAGTGGTTGAATCAATTTCATTTCTGTACCCATTAACTTTACCTTAGACAAACCCATGTGGGCCATCAACTATCATTCTGGTTTCTCTtcgtttacttttttttatttcctctcTACTGTTCAGTTTccttgattttatttatatgtagatCACTTGGAATCTTTTCCCAAAATGTTTAATCTGAAATTCTAGTTCAACATCAAAACATGTATCCATAACTAATATTATGGTGCTTTGTTATACTAAATTTAGCTCTAAACATTGACAGGGAATTATCAAGCATCATGTTGACATGTCTTACAAAACTACCTAGCGTTTTCATTCTCCAACTCTTCTTCTTGTCGTCTGTCACAAAATTGCATGCATCATCTTTTTAGTTATGTTCATAACAATTCACGCCAGTGAAGATTGTTGGTTAATTTTTCTGTAATCATAGAGGATATGGAGGCCCCTCATGAAGCACAATCGAAAGAGGAAGTGGAGGAAGCAAGAACCAGAACTCCACGAAAAATCAAAACAATGCTTATTCTCTTAACAGTTGGGAGGAAGCTAATGAGTAATCCCAATACCCATGCAACTGTGATAGGTCTTATTTGGGCAGTTATACGCTTTAGGTAAGCCAAC
Proteins encoded in this window:
- the LOC107415568 gene encoding auxin efflux carrier component 8 isoform X3; the protein is MISPTDVYHVVAATIPLYVAMILAYISVKWWQFFTPDQCSGINKFVAKFSIPLLSFQVISANNPYKMNLKLILSDFLQKLFAFVALTAITRISSRGGLNWTITGLSLSTLPNTLILGIPLLKAMYGEEAAGNLAQIVVLQSIIWYNILLFLFEFNAVKSASVSPSSETTEDMEAPHEAQSKEEVEEARTRTPRKIKTMLILLTVGRKLMSNPNTHATVIGLIWAVIRFRWNIKLPEIANQSIIILSNGGLGMAMFSLGLFMASRTRIIACGTRLAILAMAMKFIIGPALMAGASYAVGLSGTILRVAIVQGNFWAAHCLAHRTDLLLLVSIIKKRQLQ
- the LOC107415568 gene encoding probable auxin efflux carrier component 1c isoform X2, with amino-acid sequence MISPTDVYHVVAATIPLYVAMILAYISVKWWQFFTPDQCSGINKFVAKFSIPLLSFQVISANNPYKMNLKLILSDFLQKLFAFVALTAITRISSRGGLNWTITGLSLSTLPNTLILGIPLLKAMYGEEAAGNLAQIVVLQSIIWYNILLFLFEFNAVKSASVSPSSETTEDMEAPHEAQSKEEVEEARTRTPRKIKTMLILLTVGRKLMSNPNTHATVIGLIWAVIRFRWNIKLPEIANQSIIILSNGGLGLFMASRTRIIACGTRLAILAMAMKFIIGPALMAGASYAVGLSGTILRVAIVQAALPQGIVPFVFSKEYNIHPDILSTGVIFGLLIALPIALTYYCLLAL
- the LOC107415568 gene encoding probable auxin efflux carrier component 8 isoform X1; the protein is MISPTDVYHVVAATIPLYVAMILAYISVKWWQFFTPDQCSGINKFVAKFSIPLLSFQVISANNPYKMNLKLILSDFLQKLFAFVALTAITRISSRGGLNWTITGLSLSTLPNTLILGIPLLKAMYGEEAAGNLAQIVVLQSIIWYNILLFLFEFNAVKSASVSPSSETTEDMEAPHEAQSKEEVEEARTRTPRKIKTMLILLTVGRKLMSNPNTHATVIGLIWAVIRFRWNIKLPEIANQSIIILSNGGLGMAMFSLGLFMASRTRIIACGTRLAILAMAMKFIIGPALMAGASYAVGLSGTILRVAIVQAALPQGIVPFVFSKEYNIHPDILSTGVIFGLLIALPIALTYYCLLAL